TTACTAGTTAGAAAGAGAACACAGTAAATCATATTTAGTAAGAAAAGAATAAAGCAAGTGGTGACAAATGCAACAACAATATCATATATTGCATTCTCGTGATATGTATATGTTTTCAATTAGTTTGACAAATGAATCatataatagaataataataataattaagttaaacagTTTCCAAACGTGTGGAAAGAGAAGTTTAGCAGCCTCTCAATAATTTTAGTCTGTCGACATATCAATCTTGGATATTATCtactactccgttgttaatcaatatcggataaaagtgttcagaaaaattctaaatttttaaattaaattcctttatttattttagtcattatggtataaaatttgattataaATTATTAAACAAGAATTAACTCACTGTCTACTCccaatcctgggtaaaatataaaaagttctaaaaattTAACAAACATctcctaaatatattattaataagtctaaaatttatagaacacattttcgtatcatcgtttattttaaaattacataagtttgattttaacttgtttaatatcaatcggaacattaaacgagcattataatcatttaatatttatttttaatatattctatatatatatatatatatatatatatatatatatatatatatatatatatatatatatatatatatatatatatatatatagattcaatttaaataaccattttattatatcgtttgttattttacatatttatttctaatattcaAATCCTATATCacttccaattatatttcaaattagtatatattttatatttttaaatatacatgtatctatttataattaattgttcgtgaatcgttgggagcagtcgaaggtcaaatgaattcatgtaaactgttccaaagttttcgagactcaacataacagactttgcttatcttatcagaaacatataaagattaagtttaaatttggtcggaaattcccggttcGTCACAATACGATGAAGCATATAAAGATGAAGCATATGGCCAAAGAAATAAAGTTTCTACACATCAAACTTTTAAAATTCAAGGATACTTTCCTGTTCTGATGTTAAATATTAAGTCCAAAAAAAAAAACACATGGGACATTCAAGTCTAAATGTTGAATGCTGAATGGTGACTTTCGAAGATATGTGATAGTTTAGCAGGTACAAGGATAAGTTTTTGTAGATCAAAGGTGCAACGATAGCAGCCTTGAGCGTTTCGAGTACCTGCTAAACTATGTACTCGATGTTGATGATGAACACCAAAAAATTCAAGTTGAAATTTAGGTCGTTTCAGGACTCGAATCCTTCATGAAAAGTTCTTCAAACCTGATTCCTAACCTTCTCCAATCGTCCTTATAACCTGAAACAACATCACGAATTCGAATTTGATTGATGAAGATGAAGTTGACTTTTGATTTCAaacctttgactctcaaattcgatcTCGATATCAAGAGTTAAGATCTGATATTTTGCATATTCAAGAACACATAATGGCAGTTTCAGCAATTTTACATTTCGCTATATCATCTCAGATTGATCTGGAGGGCAAATCGGTAACGTTTTCCGTTAAGCGATGAACACGAGATGAATTGATGTGAATTTGATTCTATAAATGAATTCTGATGATTGGTATAGGTTCGTTATAGATTTAGAATCACGGATCTGATCTCGGATTGCGTTAACAAACACTTGTTGATTATCTTCAaatttgaagatgatgatgaagtttACGTGACACAGTAAGTACCTGTAGCAAGATGATGATGGACTTTTGGTGCAATTATTTAAGAAACTTCAGGGACCAATCATGTATTTATGATtaacgatcgttaatgaatttgacgcagattacctcaattttaaaaattttgaacaCGTAATTCTTTTCTTGCGCAAAAATAAAATTGGAATCCTTTTTGGCTTAGGCAAATttggggttaccttgattgtcaatttAGGTAACTTAGGTTACCTTTTCGGCTCATTTGCCCTAAAAGAAAACAATACCATAATTTTCTTTTTGGATCAACCAGGGGACTAAAGCACCCATGCGTTTATTTCCCATAGTTGATCAACTAGGCGACCTGTGTAGATACTTCAGATtagggataacattgagtgcaatgttgcagacCAGCGAAGTCGAACTCctcacctctcgctaagagaggcaacCACTAACTGATCAACCATGTAATTATGTCAATTTCTTATAATAAATTTTCCTGACTGTAATAACTTCTGGTTCTAAATGAGTTGGTATCGAATTGGTAGCTGCATAATTGGATTGAAGTGAATTTGGGGATTTAATCGATATACCATGATTTGGGTTGAAACGGAGTGATGTGATGAACATCAGCCGTTTTTGATGATATACCAAACTTAGAGAAGAAACTTATAATCTTTCAAAGTGTTTCAAATCATTAATTGCATTTTTGCTATTTTTGGTTTCCATACTCCCTTTAATAGAATCCAACTAGAAAAACATTCTAccacgcgttgctgcggttgtattcgacgcgcagtcgaatttggatatacgttgtttggtacctaatatatctagtaggtttcattgtttgttggacgtgtatgtatatgtatgtaatataggccgaaatatttagtgttttttttaacgatgtccgtttcgcgtatagttagtcgcgttgtgttcgtaaaattatttcgagttaaacggtggtctcggaaaaatttaactcgcaccaagcaataatatagggcccgttatctaATGTTTTTTTTAACGATGCCCGTTTCGCATAtaattagtcccgttgggttcagctgattttttcgagttgaatggtggtctcggaaaaatttaactcgcaccgagcgagaagatagggcccggtaAAAAATCGGGTGgagttagtttcttttattttaataaaattatatatttacgctttctatccctgaaaaagtgtaaacttgcgcaccgagcgagaagatagggcccggtaAAAAATCGGGTGgagttagtttcttttattttaataaaattatatatttacgctttctatccctgaaaaagtgtaaatttgaggggccgttttgtaaattgagccgaacttgagggaccgtttgtagtgtgaacgcaaactcaaaacgacaatccggtAAAACTGGAACTACAAATTTTGGGAGGGCTTTCAGGAtatagggataataataataataataataataataataataataataataataataataataataataataataataataataataataataataataataataataataataataataataataataataataataataataataataataataataataataataataataataataataataataataataataataataataataataataataataataataataataataataataataataataataataataataataataatatgcatTACCGATTTACTCCGTATATACATAACGTAATTTCCGTAAATGCACCTTTTTCTTATGTGTGTTCATGCAGACGTTAGATGTCAAGTATATTTTGCTTCTAATTTTCAGTTTTGTTTCAAATGATGTCAATGACCTTGGAAAGAGACTTTCCTCTCTGATCGAACACCCAAGGCTGGTAATTGTTCCAAATCATTTCCGAACAACATGCCCGATACTTCAAACCCTTAATGTTATAATGAAATTATATTTCTTTTACAATATACGGAGTACTCAGTAattaatacatatatagatatagttaTTTCCATTCCTAAAGACATTAAGTTACTCAGATAAGGTTCATGATAGCTGAGGAGGGCAAGTAACTTTACTTAGATGTGCGTGGCGTAACGTGATTAACCCGTGATCTTTTCAACCCTTTCCATGGGTACCCTAAGATATGTTGTTAGTAATATTTGAACATAGGACCTTTCGAGGATATCAGCACCCTAACGGCGTAACCATTAAGGTATCTTGAAATGGTTAACGACATTATTATATGTTAACTTTACTTGGATGATAATATGTAGGGGTGTGCATTAAACGGTTTCGACCATGAAACCGACCGACCCATATTGATTTGGTTAAATTGGGTCGGCTTATTTGGTTTTGGTTTCAACCGAAAATATTCACGGTTTTTGGTTTGGTTTTGGTTTGTAAAATGAacatttggtttcaaaccgaaaAATCGAATTATACAActatttatgatatatatatatattaaaatatttaatttatatataatatttatttttattttatctaCATTTACACCATGTATACTAGACCGCATACCTAATTTTGGGTGCTGATTCTTATCATTCAATTGATTAGGGCAAAATCTTCTCTAATATACCAATTAACTTAGTTTCTCTTAATCTCTTCAATTGTTCTCTCTCAAGTCAACATCAATTCCATATTTGCAAATAATATTTTGCTATATAATGTGGTGTGATATAATCAGAATTCACAAGTCACAAAAAATCGATTTCAATCATCAAAGGTGTACAACTACTGTTTTTGTTGGGTTCAGTTCAAGAAGTCGTCACTATAGTATGGTTCAATACAAATTTTTTAAATTCATAACTTTTTTGATTCAGTTTATGTTCATGCTTTCTGATTAGGGCTTTCTATAGGTTAAATTCATAACTTTATTGATTTAATTTGGTTCAAACCGAAACCGATCCATTTAAACCGATTTATTATTTGGTTGGATTGGTTTGGTTTTGTCAAGTTTGGTTTGGTTATTGGTTCTCAAAAATATTCTTAAAAACCAAATAAACCAAACCGAATAAACCACGTAAACCGTAAACCGACCGAATGAACACCCCTAATAATATGTTGATATCCCTCCCATAAGTTGTTGTTAGGTTCCGAATATAAAAGAGTAACGTTTACTTAATCTCTACAACTTGTGAAGTTCGGTAACAAAGTTACAAATTGAACATAATCCCAatgatttataatatataaatcatgTTCTTGGATAAATCAAAAACACTAGTTAGTTACTAGCTGTCAGAAGGGTCATCAGGAAGTTGTATATTCCAGTTAGTTGGACCAGCTTTACGCTCCCCtcgctttctcttgttcttttgaATCTCCATACTTGATTTGAGAGCCGATTGTTCCTGAGGGTTGGCGTCTTTTGTTGAAGTGTCGGATTCCATTGCTGGATCAAGATGAGtgctttcttcttcttcctcttcacttttatcttcttcttctttttcttcctgCTTTACTGTGACTTGTTTTTGGCAATTTCTTAACCCGTGCTTTACTGCTTCGGTAGTACTTTCATCATGCACCAGCATGTTATCTAGAATCTGTATTAACTTGATGAAATTGGAATTACATTATATGTACTGCATTTTCTCTTTGGgtcaatattaaaaaaaataaaaatatctaAAACTAAAAGATAATAAATGCAGGCTACCTGGGTGGGGTAACGGGTCAAAACATGTAACTTTGTCACAGTAGGTATTTAAGGTTGCCAAAACACGTCTGTTACTAAAAGTAGGTCTTAATTAGTCTTTTGTGTGTCAAATATGACCCAAAATATTAGTATATCATATCATTTTATCAATACCTGCACAAATTCTATTTAATTACATTGCTTACATGCATTGACAATacacatggatgacttttcagcctATTTTGACACTTTGACCCATATGACCATTTCCTTTTCAGCTGATTATTTCTGTTTTACCTGTTTAACCAGTTAAAGATAGATGATGATGGCCCACGTCGACCAGGTAATTAGGAAACAAGTCAAAAGTAGTGAATTCGTTGTCAATAAACATGTTGTTGGAGTAAAAAAAAGAAGGCCTGAAGTCATACAAAAGTTGATATTAACTTGTAAAATGGACATGAAATGACTTACATTTTCACATGAATCTCCGATATGCGACTGTTGTTGGGTAACATCAACAGATAATAAGGTTCCGACCGTGCTTTCAATTACATCAGGTATATGAAAACCATCTTCAAAGTTAGAACCTGCAAGACCAGACATTCTTAAACCTTCCATATCAAACTCCGAGTTAGAAAAAGCAGTAGGACTATGAACAGCACTTGTCTGTTCTTCAGCAGCAACAACATCATATAAGTTCTCGAATGAAGGAGCGTTTTTGGAGATCACCAGATCAAGTTGAGCTTTGAATTTTTGAACCCGAGTGTGGGCCATATCAATCTTTTGAAGAAGGTGCTCCATGTCATTGTCTTTGTCTTCAAGAAATGAACAATTGGTATGCATGTCAAGACCAAGCATTTCCTGACTAGCCGTATTTTGTTCTGTCAACACATTTTTAGCCATGTTAGATTCAACCTTCTAacaccaacgaagcattgcttcaatggtaccgcggttacacttgtgtactcgcagggctagaggtctcgggttcgaacctcgtcacccgctctaggaattgaaacattattccttgaaggtggcccaaagggaaggttttaccgacccgctccgggactaagatccggcccgcctgcccctcgggatggtttatgggtcggatcctcagagtgtggttcgggtttcctgcccgaaagcgcgtgtgtgtgtgcaaatgatgactaggcttcgatccggactgatgcaagcttgcctttcaaaaaaaaaaaaagattcaacCTTCTAACAAATTTCTATAACAGAAGATAAAAATAAGGGTTTGAATAGAGGTGGCAATTTCAATCTATTTACTTGTAGAGTTATGGCAAATTTCGAACATGTCGATATAAAATAAATAAGGATACAACTAGTTTATGACTAGGATTCTGCATTGTGTTAAGACAACTTTACCTGGTCCGTCAAGATCATCCATCATAAACATATCATCTGCATCTGACTTCTTACTGTCTGAAATAAAAAATTATTCAAGTGTCACAAGTCTGGTTAGACAAGTCCAAAATAGCAAATTATAAAGagcaaatatattatattatattatatattgatatttttatatacCATGGTAGGAGAAGAGATAATGTTGTGCCATATATAAATCAACATCAGCTGTCTCTTCAACTCTCACCCTTTTCCTTCTTTTCATGAGTTTTCGTCTCCGATTTTGACTGGTATATGGCATTGATCTTGAACTAAACCCTTCTGGAATTGGCTGATTTGAAGCCAAGTGTTTTTTACGATTATGGGCTGCTATCTGTTTTGCATATTCCAATGCTTGTGATTCGAACTGCTTTATCTTTAATTCTGCCCATTTACAACGCCACATCAATGGACGTATAAAGCTTCTCCAATGACTTGTCAGCCGCTTCTTCCTAATAGAACCAAAAAAATTCTCAATACATGCATCACTACAACAAACTAAACCACATTCAACCAATCAAGCGACACACAATGGATTATTTAATTTGAACATGAGCTTAGTGTTACATATCATTTAGAATGAAACTATACTCCCTAATAAGTTAAACATGATCATTGCCCCGAACAGCGTTAACAGAAGATCATAGAATCAAATAACTACACCATATTAAATCGAATAGCAACATAAACTGTAAGACAGAAATCAAGTAAACTATCGGCTATCACCTAATTAGAAACACAAATATAGTCCTGACAATATCAGATAAAATTATACAAAGAAAGTTAAATATAGTGACTGTTGCGAACAATGTGACAACAAACTATCACATTCATCAACTATAATCTTCACCGTTGCTAATTTGAGGATCATAATCACACACCGCCTAACTTTCTTTCAAACAGAGAAAACAGAACGTAAAACAACACACCGTGTCAAAATTTGGGTACAAGACAGTTTTTCAGCTAATATGATGTGAAACATGAATACAGAATTACTATTACTATTCACACAGCATACAATTATAACCACAAGTCCATCTTTTTTGAAGAGCTATAAATTTAAAACACAAAATAAATGGCAGCAGCCATGAATAACCATAAGTCCATAACAAGTCAAACAACACAATCGTCACAAAAAACATACAGAGAATGCACCGTAGTAATGATATAACATCTGCAGCGTCCTAATTTAACGCTCGTGATCAAAATCAACCTACATTTTTCAGTATGAACAATATTTCATACGGTAATTGTCTCAAAATCAACATATCaacataattatatattattttggtAGCTATCGATTTATTCTAAAAAATAAGGAAGCAACTCCACTTATTAAATAGAATAATTATATAATCACAAATAACAGTAACATGTGATCATTATAATCTATTAACATCTCTACAATCTAATAATTGTACGAATTACGATCATACTCTAATTCAACCTAATTTACCTCCAGACACACACGTATACATTCATACATATAGATATGGATATAACGAAACAGAATTTAAACAAAATCATGCACCTGACTCGAAGAACAGTTCCGAAATCATCAAACGAAGAATTGAATTTACTAACATCCGTACACAATTGCGATTCAGCATCAGCATCACTGATCGTATCACAATCATTATGGTTTATAGATGAAGAGGTGTCAGCGAATGAGGTTGAATAATCAGTTTCGTCTAAATCAGTACCTACAGCTACTGTAACTGCAGCTGCTGGTTTAGTTATTATAGCTGCAGGTACTTGATCAGTTGTTTGACCGGCAGGTGAAGGTTCGTTGACTTCACCGGCGataacgtgatggtgattggacatTGCAATTGCAGGTTTCTGTAAGAAAGAGTGGTGCTCCATTTTTTTGAAAGATGGCGGCTTCATGCAACTTGTAAAGCAACAAACCCTTACAACAATGTCACCAGTTGCATTTTCAGTGGAATTCCGAAATTACCCTTCAAtttctatttatttttaattactaattacaaataataataatataaataaattaaatagataaataagtaaataataattaataaatagtaTAGGGTTTGTCATCGCGTTGGTGCAGGTGGGAGTGTTATCGATGTGCAAAATTATGTGTCATTAAATTATACACATTTTGAGCTTAACGAATTCAAAAAATTAGTAACCGATTCTAACCTATCAAATTCACATAATTTATATTTCTAATTAAATCAATTAAATTCACATAAAAGAAAATAAACTAATTATATGAAACTTAACAAAAATGTGTGAAAAATATTACTCTGTACGATTTTTATCAAAAGCAGTGAAGGCTATTAAGTTTGAACTTGTGGATGACAAGCTTCTCAAGCCGTGTTCGAAGAGTAGGAAAGCCTCGCTTGCAGCTAACAAGTTTGGAGTAAGTTGAGGTTTCGTTTTTTTAAGGTTTTGGTTGTTTAATTTAGTTGTTCTTGTTTGTTTTTAGGTTTTTGGGTTGTTTGGCATAGGTAAAATAGGTTGCTTTAGTTGTAGCTTTTTGGGTTGTTTGGTTAGTTGCTTTAGCCAGTAAAGTAAGTTGCTTTAGTTGGTTGGTTGTAGCTCGTTTTTGGTTTAGTTTGTCCAGTCATTTGCTTgtgggttgttgttgtggttacgtGAGGCTCGTGAATAAATAGCTAGTTGTGAGTTTTGTTTTCTAGCTTTAAGGCTCCCTGATCATCCTTGTATTCATGGTTCTGATATGCTCGTTCATTTTTAATGAAAATGGTTGGTTTATAAAGATTTCGTTATTTAtgcaaaaaagaaaaaaagaaaaaaaaagttgaaaGGAGATGCACTTTATTCATGATGATGCGCATATCGACCACACATCAAATAACCTTATTTTCATGAAAATCATGTAATTTCTAAGCAAGTAGCCAACAGGTTGAAGTGAGAAAGCTGGAAGAGACAGACAAGTAACCAGCAGGCTGAAGGGAGAAGGCTGGAAGAGACAGACAAGTAGCCAGCAGGCTAAAGGGAGAAGGCTGGAAGAGACTGACAAGTAGCCAGCATGCTGAAAGGAGAAGGCTGGAAGAGACAGACAAGTAGCCAGCAGGCTGAAGGGAGAAGACCGGAAgcaagctgtagtgacccgaacttttccatgtttatatatattaattgagattgatatttacatgactaaatgttttcaacgtgttaagcaatcaaacttgttaagacttgattaaatgaaataagtttcatatagacaattgatcacccaagttgaccggcgattcacgaacgttacaaaattgtaaaaactacatgttgtggtatataaggacatatatatatggttgacataagattatgatgagtaagtatctcactaaatatattaacaatgtgtgatatacataagaaattagattactaagttaagaaactcgaaatgatatatataacgattatcgttatgataacgtctactaaatacatatgtatcatattaagatattgatacactttatttaacatgataaaatgatatttaaatatatcattaagtgtgttaacaatgaactacatatgtaaaaacaagactactaacttaatgatttcgaatcgagacatatatgtatcgattatcgttgtaacgacatttaaatgtatatatatcatattaagatatattaatatatcataatatcatgatattataataatttaacatctcattagatataataaacattaggttaacaacatttaacaagatcgttaacttaaaggtttcaaatcaacatttacatgtaacgactaacgatgacttaacgactcagttaaaatgtatatgtgtaacgaccctgacttttccatctttaattaataatggttattattagtacttatgattaaacgaatgtatgtgattacatttacttgttaccatgatacaCCATATTtggctttaaatgcccgaaacatctttgtgatacacgaaactttcacgaataatattttttgatattatttgcattcatgattaagtttattaatcattttaattaactatggttattgattaattacttgggcttttgttggattaacttgttagttacttgaacttgggcctttattagtattaatggaccTATGAAgtccaccctacttctttagtggacttattatcccatacttacatgtaagtaacccatttaagtgtaactagttagtttaaggtaataggaatctagttaccaccttatccccatgaaagcTCCCTTATTATCCAACTTTTTAAGGCTTTACCATGCATATACTAGTAGACAAATCCCTCCCCCCATTCCTTGCCAAAAGCGTCCACTTTAAGCCATGGGGGAGTGttccattttcatttttttatattacttctttcacttattcatttcacttcacacacacacacaagtTACTTGCTCTCATTTCTCTCATCTTttgctctcatttctctctcaatttgTAAGTAATAagacttcttcttcttttctttttctctCCAAAAGCGTGACATAAACACACAtactcatcatcatcacttgttgttattgttgattaattacttacttgttcattgttgttgatTGTTACTCATCCttagttgtttacttactattttctaagaagcaaacttgttagtttgattcttcatttatcttgttcttacaagacatacaagaacaaaactctttagtttatgttctacatataatgctttaaaaagattgtaagttcatgtgttgttaaaagcatacttgtaattcatgttagtaaactttaaagtttactttcttaaagatcaagacttaggcttgaatctttaaagtatgaaactcatgaactagttacttgtttacttagtttattcttTACATTATGCACCTTAATTTCAtgcttgttggttgttattggtcaagtgttactagttaactttgatctcattaatcttgaactaaaagttaactttgaaagttcaagaacatgtaagtaagttttctttaactataactttgtacacttatgttagatctagacttttgggtttaggatcttcaagatctaactaagaactatgttctacaacttaagatcttgatttcataagttcactttcaagtttgtaacttattattagttttaaagttcatgtatgtgttagatctaagactttgatataactttggttcatcaaaacacttgcaacacttaagtgagttgtgcttcatgtcttagacttacacttgggttatgatggtcaaaccttggtgaaaatgatgcaaacacatcaacgagttgtacacttgaagctatatgcatcaaggatgagaaccatgataagcattgagcaccaagaaccaccggaacctactgaacctactgttctactgtttctgtgtctgacccgtacgatctgggctactgtaattatgattctCAGATATttctgtttgagtagataacttttcatataggactcatcttaatccgagttacggtttaggatttatggccctccgatcgtcactatgtccatttaacgttgtgctgaaaattctgacctactcgcacttagaccatcgccacagtcaaacaaagacgagtttgcttctgtaatttttaccacaactaaaggactcatatacggagccatggccactggtctcaccttatttcagtaggtatagaggccgtggtgactgaccgaactcagcctttgttttaaactcttttcatgaacgaaacttactttacaccttttgtttgatgatgaatgatgatgacctttaagacctaatttacatacttttaaacctattcggacgatttactgacttactactatttgacttaggttgaggactttccggacctacatacttgcttactttccgactcatactttactgctactttatcattgtgagttatagcattccctttttactttaacttattttgggaactgagaatacatgcggattttatgttttacatactaggcacgagtacttaaacttatatatgtgtgggttatacaacggcataaacatttcctttagctcggtaacgtttaatcattggtttttgaaccgtgaacgcgaatcttagatatggatccatagggtttgacatcccaactcgggctagtagcgctagcatttaacgagtgtttaatactttgtagacatacgcacttgccaagtgtactttcagggggtataaacgttaagttagttaccaagtgcccacggttaacatatactttatcatactgttttgaaacgctctttgtagcactgaaatctcgtgtcctaccttacattactgttatacttaaactatagctcaccaacctttgtgttgatgtttttaagcatgtttttctcaggtgcttaaggttgcttccactgttatactagtcttgctgtagacacccgctgctttagagatgtcactgcatgaacgcttacttttgcattcaaactttagtacttttgaaacgatgatttgtaatgaccat
The window above is part of the Rutidosis leptorrhynchoides isolate AG116_Rl617_1_P2 chromosome 1, CSIRO_AGI_Rlap_v1, whole genome shotgun sequence genome. Proteins encoded here:
- the LOC139851686 gene encoding uncharacterized protein, with the translated sequence MEHHSFLQKPAIAMSNHHHVIAGEVNEPSPAGQTTDQVPAAIITKPAAAVTVAVGTDLDETDYSTSFADTSSSINHNDCDTISDADAESQLCTDVSKFNSSFDDFGTVLRVRKKRLTSHWRSFIRPLMWRCKWAELKIKQFESQALEYAKQIAAHNRKKHLASNQPIPEGFSSRSMPYTSQNRRRKLMKRRKRVRVEETADVDLYMAQHYLFSYHDSKKSDADDMFMMDDLDGPEQNTASQEMLGLDMHTNCSFLEDKDNDMEHLLQKIDMAHTRVQKFKAQLDLVISKNAPSFENLYDVVAAEEQTSAVHSPTAFSNSEFDMEGLRMSGLAGSNFEDGFHIPDVIESTVGTLLSVDVTQQQSHIGDSCENILDNMLVHDESTTEAVKHGLRNCQKQVTVKQEEKEEEDKSEEEEEESTHLDPAMESDTSTKDANPQEQSALKSSMEIQKNKRKRGERKAGPTNWNIQLPDDPSDS